The following coding sequences are from one Aeromicrobium duanguangcaii window:
- a CDS encoding thioesterase family protein codes for MAQVTHTVGPEHTARAVGSGDLEVLGTPVVLAWLEQATCAALDLEDSQTSVGTRVEVQHLAASAVGATITTTASVSHRDGRMVIFEVAARDQKGVLVASGQVRRVVVDRQRFLSRVPGVD; via the coding sequence GTGGCCCAGGTCACGCACACCGTCGGACCGGAGCACACCGCGCGCGCGGTGGGCAGCGGCGACCTGGAGGTGCTCGGCACCCCCGTCGTCCTGGCCTGGCTGGAGCAGGCGACCTGCGCCGCCCTCGACCTCGAGGACTCCCAGACCAGCGTCGGCACCCGCGTCGAGGTGCAGCACCTGGCCGCCAGCGCGGTCGGCGCCACCATCACCACGACCGCCTCGGTGTCGCATCGCGACGGCCGGATGGTGATCTTCGAGGTGGCCGCGCGGGACCAGAAGGGGGTCCTCGTCGCCAGCGGTCAGGTGCGCCGCGTCGTGGTCGATCGCCAGCGGTTCCTGTCCCGTGTGCCGGGTGTCGACTGA
- a CDS encoding OsmC family peroxiredoxin: MPTRTARTAWDGGFEDGSGQVELTSSGLGTFEMSFPKRSSEDGGGATNPEELIAAAHSSCFTMQLTALLGQAGATVHSVETSADVSLAPDPDGGFRINRIALTVRAEAEGIDADQFKQVAEEAKETCPVSKALDGVDDMTLDATLETV; encoded by the coding sequence ATGCCCACTCGTACCGCACGCACCGCCTGGGACGGCGGATTCGAGGACGGCTCCGGACAGGTCGAGTTGACCTCGTCGGGGCTGGGAACGTTCGAGATGTCGTTCCCCAAGCGCTCGTCCGAGGACGGGGGCGGCGCGACGAACCCCGAGGAGCTCATCGCCGCGGCCCACTCGTCCTGCTTCACCATGCAGCTGACGGCCCTGCTGGGTCAGGCCGGCGCGACCGTCCACTCCGTCGAGACGTCGGCCGACGTGTCCCTGGCACCCGATCCCGACGGCGGTTTCCGCATCAACCGCATCGCGCTGACCGTGCGCGCGGAGGCCGAGGGGATCGATGCCGACCAGTTCAAGCAGGTCGCTGAGGAGGCCAAGGAGACCTGCCCGGTCAGCAAGGCCCTCGACGGCGTCGACGACATGACCTTGGACGCCACCCTCGAGACGGTCTGA
- a CDS encoding multifunctional oxoglutarate decarboxylase/oxoglutarate dehydrogenase thiamine pyrophosphate-binding subunit/dihydrolipoyllysine-residue succinyltransferase subunit, giving the protein MAESSPASTTDAPHPDFGANEWLVEEMYDQFTADPSSVGDEWAEFFRKGGYGSDGESSGSTSNGAVKSNDASASNGSGSSSAQKGANESSETKTGEPAREPSSKQDEKPATPAASPADHAADDKNPPAPAVAPSTPKPAAKSQPKKAPAKDEAPAQPTGPGEVEKVVLKGAAARTATNMDASLTVPTATSVRSVPVKLLFDQRVVINNHLARARGGKVSFTHLIGFAVVQALKAMPAMNTGFEYNEKGKPVQLNPEQVNFGLAVDVQKADGSRSLMVPNIKGADRMDFAQFWRGYETIVRKARDNKLEVSDFQGTTVSLTNPGGIGTNHSVPRLMSGQGLIVGVGSMEYPAEFQGASEDTLAQMAVSKMMTLTSTYDHRVIQGATSGEFLRRVHQLLLGAEGFYDDIFRSLRIPYEPIRWAKDISVRHDDDVDRQARVLELIHAFRVRGHLMADTNPLEYRQRTHPDLDIASHGLTLWDLDREFPVGSFGKASGKRFMKLREILGILRDSYVRTMAVEYMHIQEPEERAWFQERLERPHVKEPREEQLRILQKLNQAEAFETFLQTKFVGQKRFSLEGGETVIPLLDEICEGAAADGLEEVCIGMAHRGRLNVLVNIAGKDPAQVFREFEGNIDPRTVQGSGDVKYHLGVDGEYTSVHGDKVKVSVAANPSHLEVVDPVLEGIARAKQDVLNRGEEFPVLPVLVHGDAAFAGQGVVAETLNLSQLRGYRTGGTVHVIVNNQVGFTTSPSSSRSSTYSTDVARMIQAPIFHVNGDDPEACIRVAQLAYEYRRTFHKDVVIDLVCYRRRGHNEGDDPSFTQPLMYDTIEKKKSVRKLYTEALVGRGDITLEEAEEALKEYQKLLEQNLAKVKQAQDDSGYTRTPDYPEKPYDDDLVTAVTPDTLKAISDAYTNVPDGFTVHPKVLPQLQRRAASITAGPIDWGTGEIIAMGSLLLDGRPVRLVGQDSRRGTFTTRFATIIDRQNGNEWTPLQHVGEDQASFYVYDSLLSEYAALGFEYGYSVARPEALTMWEAQFGDFVNGAQSVIDEYISSGETKWGQKSGVVLLLPHGYEGQGPDHSSGRIERFLTLAANDEMTIAQPSTSASYFHLLRRQNLQAQHRPLIVFTPKSMLRNKLAASQPEDFTQGTFRPVIGDDQVDPQKVERVILCSGKITWDLMTERTKREGDSPRTAIARLEQLYPRPLEELKAEVAKYPNAKQIIWVQDEPENQGPWPHVALYLRDELGLPMSRVTRPESGAPSVGSHSVHITEFKDLMNRAFA; this is encoded by the coding sequence GTGGCCGAGTCCTCCCCCGCGTCGACGACCGACGCTCCGCACCCCGACTTCGGAGCCAACGAATGGCTCGTCGAAGAGATGTACGACCAGTTCACCGCAGACCCGTCCTCGGTCGGCGATGAGTGGGCCGAGTTCTTCCGCAAGGGAGGGTACGGCTCCGACGGCGAGTCCAGTGGCTCGACGTCGAACGGCGCCGTCAAGTCGAACGACGCGAGCGCGTCGAACGGCTCCGGCTCCTCGTCCGCCCAGAAGGGCGCGAACGAGTCGTCCGAGACGAAGACCGGCGAGCCCGCACGCGAGCCCTCGTCGAAGCAGGACGAGAAGCCGGCGACCCCGGCCGCGTCGCCGGCCGATCACGCCGCCGACGACAAGAACCCGCCCGCACCGGCCGTGGCCCCCTCCACGCCGAAGCCGGCCGCCAAGTCCCAGCCGAAGAAGGCCCCGGCCAAGGACGAGGCTCCCGCGCAGCCCACCGGACCCGGCGAGGTCGAGAAGGTCGTGCTCAAGGGCGCGGCCGCACGCACGGCGACCAACATGGACGCCAGCCTCACGGTTCCCACGGCCACGAGCGTCCGCTCGGTGCCGGTGAAGCTGCTGTTCGACCAGCGCGTCGTCATCAACAACCACCTCGCCCGCGCCCGCGGCGGCAAGGTCTCGTTCACGCACCTGATCGGATTCGCGGTCGTCCAGGCGCTCAAGGCGATGCCCGCGATGAACACCGGCTTCGAGTACAACGAGAAGGGCAAGCCGGTCCAGCTCAACCCCGAGCAGGTCAACTTCGGCCTGGCCGTCGACGTGCAGAAGGCCGACGGCTCGCGCTCGCTCATGGTGCCCAACATCAAGGGCGCCGACCGGATGGACTTCGCCCAGTTCTGGCGGGGCTACGAGACCATCGTGCGCAAGGCGCGCGACAACAAGCTCGAGGTCAGCGACTTCCAGGGCACGACCGTCAGCCTGACCAACCCCGGCGGCATCGGCACGAACCACTCGGTGCCGCGTCTCATGTCCGGCCAGGGCCTCATCGTGGGCGTCGGCTCGATGGAGTACCCCGCCGAGTTCCAGGGCGCGTCCGAGGACACCCTCGCGCAGATGGCCGTCTCGAAGATGATGACGCTCACCTCGACGTACGACCACCGCGTCATCCAGGGCGCCACGTCGGGCGAGTTCCTGCGTCGCGTGCACCAGCTGCTGCTGGGCGCCGAGGGCTTCTACGACGACATCTTCCGTTCGCTGCGAATCCCCTACGAGCCCATCCGCTGGGCCAAGGACATCTCGGTCCGCCACGACGACGACGTCGACCGCCAGGCGCGCGTCCTCGAGCTGATCCACGCCTTCCGGGTCCGCGGCCACCTCATGGCCGACACGAACCCGCTCGAGTACCGCCAGCGCACGCACCCCGACCTCGACATCGCCTCGCACGGCCTCACGCTGTGGGACCTCGACCGCGAGTTCCCGGTCGGCTCGTTCGGCAAGGCCTCGGGCAAGCGCTTCATGAAGCTGCGCGAGATCCTGGGCATCCTGCGTGACTCGTACGTGCGCACGATGGCCGTCGAGTACATGCACATCCAGGAGCCCGAGGAGCGCGCCTGGTTCCAGGAGCGCCTCGAGCGCCCGCACGTCAAGGAGCCGCGCGAGGAGCAGCTGCGCATCCTGCAGAAGCTCAACCAGGCCGAGGCCTTCGAGACGTTCCTGCAGACGAAGTTCGTCGGCCAGAAGCGCTTCAGCCTGGAGGGCGGCGAGACCGTCATCCCGTTGCTCGACGAGATCTGCGAGGGCGCGGCCGCCGACGGCCTCGAAGAGGTCTGCATCGGCATGGCGCACCGTGGCCGCCTCAACGTGCTGGTCAACATCGCCGGCAAGGACCCCGCGCAGGTGTTCCGCGAGTTCGAGGGCAACATCGACCCGCGGACCGTCCAGGGCTCCGGTGACGTCAAGTACCACCTGGGCGTCGACGGCGAGTACACCTCGGTCCACGGCGACAAGGTCAAGGTCTCGGTCGCGGCGAACCCGTCGCACCTCGAGGTCGTCGACCCGGTCCTGGAGGGCATCGCCCGTGCGAAGCAGGACGTGCTCAACCGCGGCGAGGAGTTCCCGGTCCTGCCGGTGCTCGTCCACGGTGACGCGGCGTTCGCCGGCCAGGGCGTCGTCGCCGAGACGCTGAACCTGTCCCAGCTGCGCGGCTACCGCACCGGCGGCACGGTCCACGTCATCGTCAACAACCAGGTCGGCTTCACCACCAGCCCGTCCTCGTCGCGCTCGTCGACGTACAGCACCGACGTCGCCCGGATGATCCAGGCGCCGATCTTCCACGTCAACGGCGACGACCCCGAGGCGTGCATCCGCGTGGCCCAGCTGGCCTACGAGTACCGCCGCACGTTCCACAAGGACGTCGTGATCGACCTCGTCTGCTACCGCCGCCGCGGTCACAACGAGGGCGACGACCCGAGCTTCACGCAGCCGCTGATGTACGACACGATCGAGAAGAAGAAGTCGGTGCGCAAGCTGTACACCGAGGCTCTCGTCGGTCGTGGCGACATCACGCTCGAGGAGGCCGAGGAGGCGCTCAAGGAGTACCAGAAGCTCCTCGAGCAGAACCTGGCCAAGGTCAAGCAGGCCCAAGACGACTCGGGCTACACGCGGACGCCGGACTACCCGGAGAAGCCGTACGACGACGACCTCGTCACCGCGGTCACGCCGGACACGCTCAAGGCGATCTCCGACGCGTACACGAACGTGCCCGACGGCTTCACCGTCCACCCGAAGGTGCTGCCCCAGCTGCAGCGTCGCGCCGCGTCGATCACGGCCGGCCCCATCGACTGGGGCACGGGCGAGATCATCGCGATGGGCTCGCTGCTGCTCGACGGGCGTCCCGTCCGCCTCGTCGGCCAGGACTCGCGCCGCGGCACGTTCACGACCCGCTTCGCGACGATCATCGACCGCCAGAACGGCAACGAGTGGACCCCGCTGCAGCACGTGGGCGAGGACCAGGCGTCGTTCTACGTCTACGACTCGCTGCTGAGCGAGTACGCGGCACTCGGCTTCGAGTACGGCTACTCCGTGGCCCGTCCCGAGGCGCTGACCATGTGGGAGGCCCAGTTCGGCGACTTCGTCAACGGCGCCCAGTCGGTCATCGACGAGTACATCAGCTCGGGCGAGACCAAGTGGGGCCAGAAGTCCGGTGTCGTGCTGCTGCTGCCGCACGGCTACGAGGGCCAGGGGCCGGATCACTCGTCAGGCCGCATCGAGCGCTTCCTGACGCTCGCCGCCAACGACGAGATGACGATCGCGCAGCCCTCGACCTCCGCGTCGTACTTCCACCTGCTGCGTCGTCAGAACCTGCAGGCCCAGCACCGTCCGCTCATCGTCTTCACGCCGAAGTCGATGCTCCGCAACAAGCTGGCCGCCAGCCAGCCGGAGGACTTCACGCAGGGCACGTTCCGCCCGGTGATCGGTGACGACCAGGTCGATCCGCAGAAGGTCGAGCGCGTCATCCTGTGCTCGGGCAAGATCACGTGGGACCTGATGACCGAGCGCACGAAGCGCGAGGGCGACAGCCCCCGCACGGCGATCGCTCGGCTCGAGCAGCTCTACCCGCGTCCGCTGGAGGAGCTCAAGGCCGAGGTCGCCAAGTACCCGAACGCGAAGCAGATCATCTGGGTCCAGGACGAGCCCGAGAACCAGGGCCCGTGGCCGCACGTCGCGCTGTACCTGCGCGACGAGCTGGGTCTGCCGATGTCGCGGGTCACCCGTCCGGAGTCCGGCGCACCGTCGGTGGGCTCGCACTCGGTGCACATCACCGAGTTCAAGGACCTGATGAACCGCGCGTTCGCCTGA
- a CDS encoding sensor histidine kinase: MPSFEDIADAQTALTSAQIDRLQLLVTDWQIVADLSFSDLVLWVDDAEDKGMWAAAQIRPTTGPTTLLEDVVGTFLPRDVTDLGDETAADGTAIRQSAVPVMWAGRRIGVIQKRRPATDQRQVGALESAYRQTSDELFEMIQRGEFPLPGVPSELADSLRVGDGFVRTDVDGRVTFASPNALSAYRRLGHVGDLQGADLIELSTALIGADADRPFAALFGAGETEAEIENSGASMLLRIMPLRSGGRATGSLILLRDVTELRLRERELVSKDATIREIHHRVKNNLQTVAALLRLQSRRMDIPAAREALQEAERRVGSIALVHETLSQSFDESVEFDAIADTLLRTVLDVGGGVVKAERVGSFGSVSAEIATPLAMALTELVQNAAEHAFGPEGGRVTLAVNRIRGRIRMRVSDDGRGLPDDFDPTLSLGLSIVSTLVRGELKGELDYESSPTGGTTVTIAIGL; the protein is encoded by the coding sequence GTGCCCTCCTTCGAAGACATCGCCGACGCGCAGACCGCGCTGACGAGCGCGCAGATCGACCGGCTGCAGCTGCTCGTGACCGATTGGCAGATCGTCGCGGACCTGTCGTTCAGCGACCTCGTGCTCTGGGTCGACGACGCCGAGGACAAGGGCATGTGGGCGGCGGCGCAGATCCGTCCGACCACGGGCCCGACGACCCTGCTGGAGGACGTGGTCGGCACGTTCCTGCCACGCGACGTCACGGACCTCGGGGACGAGACGGCGGCCGACGGGACGGCGATCCGCCAGTCCGCCGTGCCCGTGATGTGGGCCGGCCGGCGCATCGGCGTGATCCAGAAGCGCCGCCCCGCGACCGACCAGCGGCAGGTGGGCGCCTTGGAGTCCGCCTACCGCCAGACCAGCGACGAGCTGTTCGAGATGATCCAGCGCGGCGAGTTCCCGCTGCCGGGCGTGCCGTCCGAGCTGGCCGACTCCCTGCGCGTCGGCGACGGGTTCGTGCGGACGGACGTGGACGGCCGCGTCACGTTCGCCAGCCCCAACGCGCTGTCGGCGTACCGGCGACTGGGCCACGTCGGCGACCTGCAGGGTGCGGATCTGATCGAGTTGAGCACGGCGCTGATCGGGGCGGACGCAGATCGCCCCTTCGCGGCACTCTTCGGCGCGGGCGAGACCGAGGCCGAGATCGAGAACTCGGGCGCCTCGATGCTGCTGCGGATCATGCCGCTGCGCAGCGGCGGGAGGGCGACCGGCTCACTGATCCTGCTGCGCGACGTGACCGAGCTGCGCCTGCGTGAGCGCGAGCTGGTCTCCAAGGACGCGACCATCCGCGAGATCCACCACCGGGTGAAGAACAACCTGCAGACCGTGGCCGCGCTGTTGCGCCTGCAGAGCCGGCGGATGGACATCCCGGCCGCGCGCGAGGCGCTCCAGGAGGCCGAGCGCCGGGTCGGCTCCATCGCGCTCGTCCACGAGACGCTGAGTCAGTCGTTCGACGAGTCGGTCGAGTTCGACGCGATCGCGGACACGCTGCTGCGGACGGTGCTGGACGTCGGGGGAGGAGTGGTCAAGGCCGAGCGGGTCGGCTCCTTCGGCTCGGTGTCGGCCGAGATCGCGACCCCGCTGGCGATGGCGTTGACCGAGCTCGTGCAGAACGCCGCCGAGCATGCCTTCGGTCCCGAGGGTGGCCGGGTGACGCTGGCCGTGAATCGGATCCGGGGCCGGATCAGGATGCGGGTCAGCGACGACGGCAGGGGACTGCCCGACGACTTCGACCCGACGTTGAGCCTGGGTCTGTCGATCGTGTCGACGCTGGTGCGGGGGGAGCTGAAGGGGGAGCTGGACTACGAGTCGTCGCCGACGGGCGGGACGACCGTGACCATCGCCATCGGGCTGTAG
- a CDS encoding zinc-binding dehydrogenase → MFAVYAASMDPKNPMDGLVVGERPDPEVPEGWTTVTVKAASINHHDVWSLRGVGLREESLPMILGCDAAGYDEDGNEVLVHAVISSPDWVGDETLDPRRSLLSERFQGTFADKVAVPKRNVIAKPERLSFAEAACLPTAWLTAYRMLFTQADLNPGDAVLVQGAGGGVATAAITLARAAGFRVFATSRDEEKRQRALEIGAHEVFDSGERLPVKVDAVIETVGAATWSHSIKSMRPGGTLVIAGATSGDAPSHAELTRIFFQQMRVHGSTMGTRDELRRLAEFMAVTGTKPLIDAEIPMEQAADGLQRVVDGDVFGKIVLTR, encoded by the coding sequence GTGTTCGCTGTCTACGCCGCCTCGATGGACCCCAAGAACCCGATGGACGGCCTGGTCGTCGGTGAGCGACCGGACCCCGAGGTGCCGGAGGGCTGGACCACGGTGACGGTGAAGGCCGCCTCGATCAACCACCACGACGTCTGGAGCCTGCGCGGCGTCGGGCTGCGCGAGGAGTCGCTGCCGATGATCCTGGGCTGCGACGCGGCGGGCTACGACGAGGACGGCAACGAGGTCCTCGTGCACGCCGTCATCAGCTCGCCCGACTGGGTCGGCGACGAGACGCTCGACCCGCGCCGCTCGCTGCTGTCGGAGCGTTTCCAGGGCACGTTCGCCGACAAGGTCGCCGTCCCGAAGCGCAATGTCATCGCCAAGCCCGAGCGGCTCTCGTTCGCCGAGGCGGCGTGCCTGCCGACGGCGTGGCTGACCGCCTACCGGATGCTGTTCACGCAGGCCGACCTGAACCCCGGCGACGCGGTGCTCGTCCAGGGCGCGGGCGGCGGCGTCGCCACCGCCGCGATCACCCTGGCGCGCGCCGCGGGCTTCCGCGTGTTCGCCACCAGCCGCGACGAGGAGAAGCGTCAGCGGGCACTCGAGATCGGTGCGCACGAGGTCTTCGACTCCGGTGAGCGCCTGCCGGTCAAGGTCGACGCCGTCATCGAGACGGTCGGCGCGGCCACCTGGTCGCACTCCATCAAGTCGATGCGCCCCGGCGGCACGTTGGTGATCGCCGGCGCCACCTCGGGCGACGCCCCGTCGCACGCGGAGCTGACCCGGATCTTCTTCCAGCAGATGCGCGTCCACGGCTCGACGATGGGCACACGCGACGAGCTGCGCCGCCTGGCCGAGTTCATGGCCGTTACGGGCACCAAGCCCCTCATCGATGCCGAGATCCCCATGGAGCAGGCCGCCGACGGCCTGCAGCGTGTCGTCGACGGCGACGTCTTCGGCAAGATCGTCCTCACCCGCTGA
- a CDS encoding DUF6104 family protein, which produces MYFTDRGIEELAARRGEEEVSFSWLAEQFSIFVDLNPEFEVPVERLATWLARLDDDED; this is translated from the coding sequence GTGTACTTCACCGACCGTGGCATCGAGGAGCTGGCGGCCCGCCGGGGTGAGGAGGAGGTCTCCTTCTCCTGGCTGGCCGAGCAGTTCTCGATCTTCGTCGACCTGAACCCCGAGTTCGAGGTTCCCGTCGAGCGGTTGGCCACCTGGCTGGCTCGTCTGGACGACGACGAGGACTAG
- a CDS encoding WhiB family transcriptional regulator produces the protein MDWRHRSACLDEDPELFFPIGNTGPAILQVEEAKMVCRRCEVREQCLQWALESGQDHGVWGGLSEDERRALKRRNARARIRTA, from the coding sequence ATGGATTGGCGTCATCGTTCGGCCTGCCTGGACGAAGATCCCGAGCTGTTCTTCCCGATCGGCAATACGGGCCCCGCGATCCTCCAGGTGGAGGAAGCCAAGATGGTGTGTCGTCGCTGCGAGGTGCGAGAGCAGTGCCTGCAGTGGGCGCTCGAGTCCGGTCAGGACCACGGCGTCTGGGGCGGTCTCAGCGAGGACGAGCGCCGCGCGCTCAAGCGTCGCAACGCCCGCGCCCGCATCCGCACGGCCTGA
- a CDS encoding NAD(P)-dependent malic enzyme yields the protein MSTQLDPIESDLLMTLTDHDDPVFALHRGGKMEVASTVPVANADDLSLAYTPGVARVCEAIAADKEIAHQYTWVGNTVAVITDGTAVLGLGDIGPAAAMPVMEGKAILFKQFGGVDAIPIALDTTDTDEIVETIVRLAPTFGGINLEDISSPRCFEIERRLIERLEIPVFHDDQHGTAVVVLAGLYNALRLTEREPDEVKVVISGAGAAGVAITKILRSAGVRKISVVDRTGVITPEREDLNEVKQWLADETGGWARPGSVSDALAGADVFVGVSGGTIPEEAVAAMAPEAIIFALANPNPEVHPEVANRHARIVATGRSDFPNQLNNVLVFPGIFRGALDVRATMISESMKLAAARAIADLVSDDELSETHIIPSPFDPRVSQAVARAVTDTARRDGLARRPY from the coding sequence ATGTCCACCCAACTCGATCCGATCGAATCCGACCTGCTCATGACGCTGACCGACCACGACGATCCCGTCTTCGCCCTGCACCGCGGCGGCAAGATGGAAGTCGCCTCGACCGTCCCTGTGGCCAATGCCGATGACCTGTCGCTGGCCTACACGCCCGGCGTCGCGCGCGTGTGCGAGGCGATCGCCGCCGACAAGGAGATCGCCCACCAGTACACGTGGGTCGGCAACACCGTCGCCGTCATCACCGACGGCACCGCGGTGCTCGGACTGGGCGACATCGGACCCGCGGCCGCCATGCCCGTCATGGAGGGCAAGGCCATCTTGTTCAAGCAGTTCGGCGGCGTCGACGCGATCCCGATCGCCCTGGACACGACCGACACCGACGAGATCGTCGAGACGATCGTGCGCCTGGCGCCGACGTTCGGCGGCATCAACCTGGAGGACATCTCCAGCCCCCGCTGCTTCGAGATCGAGCGCCGGCTGATCGAGCGGCTCGAGATCCCCGTCTTCCACGACGACCAGCACGGCACCGCCGTCGTCGTCCTGGCCGGCCTCTACAACGCCCTGCGCCTGACCGAGCGCGAGCCCGACGAGGTCAAGGTCGTCATCTCCGGCGCCGGCGCCGCGGGCGTCGCGATCACCAAGATCCTGCGCTCGGCCGGCGTTCGCAAGATCAGCGTCGTCGACCGCACGGGCGTCATCACCCCCGAGCGCGAGGACCTCAACGAGGTCAAGCAGTGGCTGGCCGACGAGACCGGTGGCTGGGCGCGTCCCGGCTCGGTCTCGGACGCGCTGGCCGGCGCCGACGTCTTCGTGGGCGTCTCCGGCGGCACGATCCCGGAGGAGGCCGTCGCGGCCATGGCTCCGGAGGCGATCATCTTCGCGCTGGCCAACCCGAACCCCGAGGTCCACCCCGAGGTCGCCAACCGGCACGCGCGCATCGTCGCCACCGGCCGCTCGGACTTCCCGAACCAGCTCAACAACGTGCTGGTCTTCCCGGGCATCTTCCGCGGCGCGCTGGACGTCCGGGCGACCATGATCTCGGAGTCGATGAAGCTGGCCGCGGCCCGCGCGATCGCCGACCTGGTCAGCGACGACGAGCTCAGCGAGACGCACATCATCCCGTCGCCGTTCGATCCCCGGGTCTCGCAGGCCGTGGCTCGCGCGGTGACGGACACGGCGCGGCGTGACGGCCTCGCCCGTCGCCCCTACTGA
- a CDS encoding 50S ribosomal protein bL37: MGKTGRKRRARRKKGANHGKRPNA, translated from the coding sequence ATGGGCAAGACCGGTCGCAAGCGTCGGGCACGCCGCAAGAAGGGCGCAAACCACGGCAAGCGCCCCAACGCGTGA
- a CDS encoding acetolactate synthase, with protein MTEDHTPEGSLPEPTGPHGGHHALDVARAHGAEAMFTLSGAHIFPMYDAAVKSEQPMPIIDVRHEPSAVFAAEAIGKLTRTPGLAVLTAGPGVTNGVSPVAQAFFSGSPLVVVGGRAAASTWGTGTLQELDHPPIFETITKHATTASTLADIAPVVDQAFTLAGSSHRGPTFVDIPMDEFFNSGPVQHASAGPGTTRLEPDPEAVSKVVGLLSGAQRPVVILGTDVWSDHAEEAALRFVEETGIPAIANGMGRGIVPGGHGNLVTRARSRALGTADVVVVVGTPLDFRLGFGRFGGKDGASPAVTVHVADSPDQVSAHAALGASVAGDLSLVFDGLLAGLQTGAGKPDWSPWLSELQDIVAATVERDSALLTAEADPIHPARIYGELLPRLADDAVVIGDGGDFVSFAGKFVEPQRPGGWLDPGPYGCLGAGLGAAMAARIARPSSQIVLLMGDGAAGMSIIDIDTLVRHNLPVVIVVGNNSAWGLEKPPMQMLYGYDVAADLAPNTRYDQVAQALGAGGEFVTDPKEIGPALDRAFASGVPYLVNIATDVNALYPRTTMGI; from the coding sequence ATGACCGAAGACCACACCCCCGAAGGCTCCCTGCCGGAGCCCACCGGTCCCCACGGCGGCCACCACGCGCTCGACGTGGCGCGGGCTCACGGCGCCGAGGCGATGTTCACGCTCTCGGGCGCCCACATCTTCCCGATGTACGACGCCGCGGTGAAGTCCGAGCAGCCGATGCCGATCATCGACGTGCGCCACGAGCCCTCCGCCGTCTTCGCGGCCGAGGCCATCGGCAAGCTGACCCGCACGCCCGGCCTGGCGGTGCTGACGGCCGGTCCCGGCGTGACGAACGGCGTCAGCCCCGTGGCCCAGGCGTTCTTCTCCGGCTCACCGCTCGTCGTGGTCGGCGGCCGTGCTGCCGCCTCGACCTGGGGCACCGGCACGCTTCAGGAGCTGGACCACCCGCCGATCTTCGAGACCATCACGAAGCACGCGACGACCGCCTCGACGCTGGCCGACATCGCGCCCGTCGTCGACCAGGCGTTCACGCTGGCCGGCTCGTCGCACCGCGGTCCGACGTTCGTCGACATTCCGATGGACGAGTTCTTCAACTCCGGGCCCGTGCAGCACGCCTCCGCCGGACCCGGCACCACGCGCCTGGAACCGGACCCCGAGGCCGTCTCGAAGGTCGTGGGCCTGCTCTCCGGCGCCCAGCGCCCGGTCGTGATCCTGGGCACCGACGTGTGGTCGGACCACGCCGAGGAGGCGGCCCTGCGCTTCGTCGAGGAGACCGGCATCCCTGCCATCGCCAACGGCATGGGCCGGGGCATCGTGCCCGGCGGCCACGGCAACCTCGTCACGCGCGCCCGCTCGCGGGCGCTCGGCACCGCCGACGTCGTCGTGGTCGTCGGCACTCCCCTGGACTTCCGCCTCGGCTTCGGTCGCTTCGGTGGCAAGGACGGCGCATCGCCGGCCGTCACGGTCCACGTGGCCGACTCCCCCGACCAGGTCTCGGCGCACGCGGCGCTGGGCGCCTCGGTCGCCGGCGACCTCAGCCTGGTCTTCGACGGCCTGCTGGCCGGGTTGCAGACTGGCGCCGGCAAGCCCGACTGGTCGCCGTGGCTGAGCGAGCTGCAGGACATCGTGGCCGCCACCGTCGAGCGCGACTCCGCGCTGCTGACGGCCGAGGCCGACCCGATCCACCCGGCGCGGATCTACGGCGAACTGCTGCCGCGGCTGGCCGACGACGCCGTGGTCATCGGCGACGGTGGCGACTTCGTCTCGTTCGCCGGCAAGTTCGTCGAGCCGCAGCGTCCCGGCGGCTGGCTGGACCCGGGCCCGTACGGCTGCCTCGGCGCCGGCCTGGGTGCCGCGATGGCCGCCCGCATCGCCCGGCCGTCGAGCCAGATCGTGCTGCTCATGGGTGACGGCGCGGCGGGCATGTCGATCATCGACATCGACACGCTGGTCCGCCACAACCTGCCGGTCGTCATCGTCGTGGGCAACAACTCCGCCTGGGGCCTGGAGAAGCCCCCGATGCAGATGCTCTACGGCTACGACGTCGCGGCCGACCTGGCACCGAACACCCGGTACGACCAGGTGGCCCAGGCCCTCGGCGCCGGCGGCGAGTTCGTCACCGACCCGAAGGAGATCGGACCCGCGCTGGACCGCGCCTTCGCCTCGGGCGTGCCCTACCTGGTCAACATCGCGACGGACGTCAACGCGCTGTACCCGCGCACCACGATGGGCATCTGA